A single region of the Melospiza melodia melodia isolate bMelMel2 chromosome 7 unlocalized genomic scaffold, bMelMel2.pri SUPER_7_unloc_1, whole genome shotgun sequence genome encodes:
- the LOC134432897 gene encoding uncharacterized protein LOC134432897 isoform X2, with the protein MEPKELSPALLQPQVTVVAILGELLGSLPWENDTLLGSAVSLYPDVVKFTRELRATLYRTDDAWRRHNVTVDGDDPVTSLSRALAAYKSTPRTTWKCVTWAALKWQWAVAGPVDSWAQLARKATELRKTCRGVASEAADLAAAATARARELQDEAARYGAAPENMEELGQALGGEEGAEVVAGHEAQVRREARMAAREATRATMVRQRLEAALGLLERLVAACVEATAFPRELQRRVGHIEAALKGTNEASPNVPEDLVAKVAEAERMWEANARLVKDHLLGTLPDIIKFYFTGGPANPSACGVAERCQRAIDDIPRLLRPLEHPQSILRVSPELSPALLQPQVTMVAILAELLDTLPRQDEELLLLKSAVRLYQELEDFTRNLWVTLYCIEGTWWRCNFTSDDDPPTSDDDDPVTSLSQVLATYKSTPGTHRHRVTMAARKWHSSAYVLVGRWARLAWKATQLHITCWDLSTKAATAQARELQDEAPCDGTAQENMVELGQALGREDGAEVVAEREAQVRREARVAASEARRATMERERVEVALGLLERLVAACYEATAFPRELQWRLRDTEITLEGTNEVSPSVPEDLVAKVAEAERMCEANARLAKDHLRGTLDDIIKFYFTGGPPSPSACGVAEQCQRAIDDIPKLLRPPERPQGVLKMSPVSMELQELSPTLLQPQVTVVAILGELVATLPRRNKMKLVSAVDLYWELVNFTKDLRVTLYCTDDTWQRHNVTSDGDDPVTSLSCVLVTYKTTPWIPQNCVIMAARKWQQLVAALVNSWARLARAATKFRNTCIEATAEAVDRVTQAREQQRMAAYGGTAQEKMVELGQALGGEEGAEEEDPYKAQKRIEAMVAASEATRATMVRQRLEAALGLLERLVVACDEATAFPRELQWRLRDIEAALKGANEASPDVPEDLVAKVAEAERLWEAHNCLVKDHLVGTLDDIIKFLFTGGPDRPSACGVAERCQRVIEDIPGLLRPPEHPQSIPKVSPLSPALLQPQVTMVAILVELLDTLHRRDEEMLMLLESPRCLYSELVDFTEEFHNTLYYTDDTWYHRNNSSLTDPLTSLSQALAAYKSTPWTTWFNVKIAAIEWQEAVSLLVDSWARLPRKASELHNACREVAAEVADRVATATAQAREQQDEAGRYGTAQENMVELGQALGREEGAEVVAGHEAQVRRDARVAASEATRATMERQRLEAALGLLERLVAACDEATAFTQELQHRVGDIKTSLKGTNEASSDVPEDLVARVAMAEWLWDANNRLAKDHLEETLDYIIKFYIEGEPVSPSGCGVAERCQRAIEDIPRLLRPRERPQGVPKVSPVNMELQEPQCFWSASRGANEPPRTSQGSFDPRSVPRVSPVSLELQKLSPPQLL; encoded by the exons atGGAGCCCAAAGAG ctgtccccggccctgctgcagccacaggtcaccgtggtggccatcctgggtgagctgctgggctccctgccctgggagaaCGACACGCTGCTCGGGTCCGCAGTGAGCTTGTACCCAGACGTGGTGAAATTCACCAGGGAACTCCGGGCCACCCTGTACCGCACTGATGATGCCTGGCGGCGCCACAATGTCACCGTGGATGGTGATgaccctgtcacctccctgagccGGGCCCTGGCCGCCTACAAGAGCACCCCACGGACCACCTGGAAGTGTGTGACATGGGCAGCCCTGAAGTGGCAGTGGGCGGTGGCTGGGCCAGTGGACAGCTGGGCCCAGCTGGCCAGGAAAGCCACTGAGCTCCGCAAGACCTGCAGAGGAGTGGCCAGTGAGGCAGCCGACCTGGCTGCCGCTGCCACTGcccgggccagggagctgcaggacgagGCTGCCCGTTATGGGGCAGCTCCGGAAAACATGgaggagctgggtcaggccctgggcgGGGAGGAGGGGGCTGAGGTGGTGGCCGGGCATgaagcccaggtgaggagagaggccaggaTGGCTGCCAGagaggcaacaagggccaccatggtgagacagcggctggaggcggccctggggctgctggagcgcttggtggccgcatGTGTCGAAGCGaccgcgttcccccgggagctgcagcgcagGGTTGGGCACATTGAGGCCgccctgaaggggacaaatgaggcgtcccccaatgtccccgaggaCTTGGTTGCCAAGGTGGCCGAGGCTGAGCGGATGTGGGAGGCCAACGCCCGCCTGGtcaaggatcacctgctggggACACTTCCAGACATCATCAAGTTCTATTTCACTGGTGGTCCCGCCAACCCCAGTGCCTGTGGGGTGGCCgagcggtgccaaagagccatcgatgacatcccaaggctccttcgacccctggagcatccccagagcatcctcagggtgtccccagag ctgtccccggccctgctgcagccacaggtcactatggtggccatcctggctgagctgctggacaccctgcccaggcaggatgaggagctgctgctgctcaagtCTGCAGTGAGACTGTACCAGGAGCTGGAGGATTTCACCAGGAACCTCTGGGTCACCCTGTACTGCATTGAGGGCACCTGGTGGCGCTGCAATTTCACCTCCGATGATGACCCTCCCACCTCTGATGATGATgaccctgtcacctccctgagccaggtCCTGGCCACCTACAAGAGCACCCCAGGGACCCACAGGCACCGTGTGACAATGGCAGCCAGGAAGTGGCACAGCTCAGCGTATGTGCTTGTGGGTAGGTGGGCCCGGCTGGCCTGGAAGGCCACCCAGCTCCACATCACCTGCTGGGATTTGTCCACCAAGGCGGCCACCGCccaggccagggagctgcaggacgagGCTCCCTgtgatgggacagctcaggaaaacatggtggagctgggtcaggccctgggcagggaggacgGGGCCGAGGTGGTGGCCGAGCGTgaagcccaggtgaggagagaggccagggtggctgccagcgaggcaagAAGGGCCACCATGGAGAGAGAGCGGgtggaggtggccctggggctgctggagcgcttggtggccgcgtgttacgaagccaccgcgttcccccgggagctgcagtgGCGGCTCAGGGACACCGAGATCACCCTGGAGGGCACAAATGAggtatcccccagtgtccccgaggacttggtggccaaggtggccgaGGCCGAGCGGATGTGCGAGGCCAACGcccgcctggccaaggatcacctaCGGGGGACACTTGATGACATCATCAAGTTCTATTTCACTGGTGGTCCCCCCAGTCCCAGTGCCTGTGGGGTGGCCGAGCAGTGCCAAAGAGCCATCGATGACATCCCAAAGCTCCTTCGACCCCCAGAGCGTCCCCAAGGTGTCCTCAAGATGTCCCCAGTGAGCATGGAGCTCCAAGAG CTGTCCCCAACCCTGCTGCAACcacaggtcaccgtggtggccatcCTGGGCGAGCTggtggccaccctgcccaggcGGAATAAGATGAAGCTTGTGTCCGCAGTGGACCTCTACTGGGAACTGGTGAACTTCACCAAGGACCTCCGGGTCACCCTGTACTGCACTGATGACACCTGGCAGCGCCACAATGTCACCTCCGATGGTGATgaccctgtcacctccctgagcTGCGTCCTGGTCACCTACAAGaccaccccatggatcccccaGAACTGTGTGATAATGGCAGCCAGGAAATGGCAGCAATTGGTGGCCGCGCTCGTGAACAGCTGGGCCCGgctggccagggcagccaccaaGTTCCGCAACACCTGCATAGAGGCGACTGCTGAGGCGGTTGACAGAGTCACCCAGGCCAGAGAACAGCAGCGCATGGCTGCCTATggtgggacagctcaggaaaaaaTGGTGGAGCTCGGTCAGGCCCTGGGCGGGGAGGAGGGGGCTGAGGAGGAGGACCCCTATAAAGCCCAGAAGAGGATAGAGGCCAtggtggctgccagcgaggcaacaagggccaccatggtgagacagcggctggaggcggccctggggctgctggagcgcttggtggtcgcgtgtgacgaagccaccgcgttcccccgggagctgcagtgGCGGCTCAGGGACATCGAGGCCGCCCTGAAGGGGGCAAAtgaggcatcccctgatgtccctgaggacttggtggccaaggtggctgAGGCTGAGCGGCTGTGGGAGGCCCACAACTGTCTGGTCAAGGATCACCTGGTGGGGACACTTGATGACATCATCAAGTTCTTGTTCACTGGTGGTCCCGACCGCCCCAGTGCCTGTGGGGTGGCCGAGCGGTGCCAAAGAGTCATTGAGGACATCCCAGGGCTCCTTCGACCTCCAGAGcatccccagagcatccccaaggtgtcccca ctgtccccggccctgctgcagccacaggtcaccaTGGTGGCCATCCTGGTTGAGCTGCTGGATACCCTGCACAGGCGGGATGAGGAGATGCTGATGCTGCTCGAGTCCCCAAGGTGCCTGTACAGTGAACTAGTGGATTTCACCGAGGAGTTCCACAACACCCTGTACTACACTGATGACACCTGGTACCACCGCAATAACTCCTCTTTAACTGACCCTctcacctccctgagccaggccTTGGCCGCCTACAAGAGCACCCCATGGACCACCTGGTTCAATGTGAAAATAGCAGCGATCGAGTGGCAGGAGGCGGTGTCTCTGCTTGtggacagctgggccaggctgccAAGGAAGGCCAGTGAGCTCCACAACGCCTGCAGGGAGGTGGCTGCTGAGGTGGCCGACAGGGTGGCCACTGCCACCGCCCAGGCCAGAGAGCAGCAGGACGAGGCTGGCCGttatgggacagctcaggaaaacatggtggagctgggtcaggccctgggcagaGAGGAGGGGGCTGAGGTGGTGGCTGGGCATgaagcccaggtgaggagagatgccagggtggctgccagcgaggcaacaagggccaccatggagaGGCAGCGGCtggaggcggccctggggctgctggagcgcttggtggccgcgtgtgacgaagccaccgcgttcacccaggagctgcagcacagggtggGGGACATCAAGACCAGcctgaaggggacaaatgaggcatcATCTGATGTCCCTGAGGACTTGGTGGCCAGGGTGGCCATGGCTGAGTGGCTGTGGGACGCCAACAACCGCCTGGCCAAGGACCACCTGGAGGAGACGCTTGACTACATCATCAAGTTCTATATCGAAGGTGAACCCGTCAGCCCCAGTGGCTGTGGGGTGGCCgagcggtgccaaagagccatcgaggacatcccaaggctccttcgacCCCGAGagcgtccccaaggtgtccccaaggtgtctccagTGAACATGGAGCTCCAAGAG CCTCAGTGCTTCTGGAGTGCCTCGAGAGGTGCCAATGAGCCACctaggacatcccaaggctccttcgacccccggagtgtccccagagtgtccccagtgaGCCTGGAGCTCCAAAAG CTGTCACCTCCCCAGCTGCTGTAG